One genomic segment of Coffea arabica cultivar ET-39 chromosome 6e, Coffea Arabica ET-39 HiFi, whole genome shotgun sequence includes these proteins:
- the LOC113696734 gene encoding uncharacterized protein — protein sequence MDRSWMSIKNYLDPKYLDGVDEFIKFAFLGKDPNCKLPCPCKVCNNFEDQTKEVMANHLCRGIVDSYTRWIYHGEGFESDDENDDIEISDNDSDFDSMEELLNDVGVANFGESWRHSPELDTGACTEKEGEASRFLRLLSEAEKFLYPGCEKYSKLSFIVHILHLKTMNRWTCKSTDMLLKFLHQVFPTALIPSSYYEAKNFISELGLKCEKIHACENDCALFWNENKGLDHCPNEKCKAPRYKSPNSKIRRKVLRYFPLKPRLQRLFVNKEIARDMRWHKERRVDNENMMRHPADSLAWKDFDRNHKSFAEDPRNVRLGLASDGFNPFGTMSISYSRWPVILVPYNLPPWKCLKDPFFFLSMIIPGPKAPGNDIDIFFRPLVDELKELFATGVETYDAFREEKFMLRAALLWTINDFPAYGYLSGWSTKGYKACPVCLDETTSLYLNNGHKCCYMGHRRFLPIDHKWRREKKQFNGEREHRQPPRTLSGEEVLQQLLRIEQVEFGKAPDLLQQKKRKRVQNSSNWKKMSIFFELPYWSTNKIRHNLDIMHIVKNVCESLVGTLMNIPSRTKDTWQAREDLKEMGLREELHL from the coding sequence ATGGATAGGAGTTGGATGTCTATTAAGAACTACCTCGACCCCAAGTATTTAGATGGAGTtgatgaatttattaagtttgCTTTTCTAGGCAAGGATCCTAATTGTAAACTGCCATGTCCTTGCAAAGTATGCAATAATTTTGAGGATCAAACTAAGGAAGTCATGGCTAATCACTTGTGTCGAGGAATTGTTGATAGTTATACTAGGTGGATATATCATGGCGAAGGGTTTGAATCTGATGATGAGAATGATGACATAGAAATAAGTGACAATGATAGTGACTTTGACAGTATGGAGGAGCTATTAAATGATGTAGGAGTTGCTAACTTTGGTGAGAGTTGGAGACATTCACCGGAACTTGATACGGGTGCTTGTACCGAGAAAGAAGGAGAAGCAAGTAGGTTTCTCAGATTATTATCGGAGGCTGAAAAATTTCTATACCCGGGCTGTGAAAAGTATTCAAAACTCTCGTTTATTGTCCATATCCTCCACTTGAAAACAATGAATCGGTGGACTTGTAAATCTACTGATATGTTGCTGAAGTTCTTGCATCAAGTATTTCCTACAGCTTTGATTCCCAGTTCATATTACGAGGCAAAAAATTTCATCAGTGAGTTGGGGCTGAAGTGTGAAAAGATCCACGCCTGTGAAAATGATTGCGCACTTTTTTggaatgaaaataaaggccttGATCATTGTCCAAATGAAAAATGTAAAGCACCGCGGTATAAATCTCCAAATTCCAAAATACGTAGAAAGGTGTTGCGTTATTTTCCATTAAAACCAAGGCTGCAAAGACTGTTTGTGAACAAAGAGATTGCTCGGGATATGAGGTGGCATAAGGAGAGACGTGTAGATAATGAGAACATGATGCGACACCCTGCTGATTCATTAGCTTGGAAGGATTTTGATAGAAATCACAAGTCCTTCGCTGAAGATCCTAGAAATGTGAGGCTAGGACTTGCTAGTGATGGCTTTAATCCCTTTGGAACCATGAGCATTTCATACAGTAGATGGCCTGTTATCCTTGTTCCTTACAATCTACCTCCTTGGAAATGCTTAAAAgatccattttttttcctatcAATGATTATTCCTGGTCCCAAAGCACCTGGAAATGACATTGACATATTCTTTAGACCACTAGTTGATGAGTTAAAAGAGTTATTTGCCACTGGTGTGGAGACATATGATGCCTTCAGGGAGGAGAAGTTCATGTTACGTGCAGCACTTTTGTGGACAATAAACGATTTTCCAGCATATGGCTATTTGTCGGGATGGAGTACAAAAGGGTACAAGGCATGTCCTGTGTGCTTAGATGAGACGACTAGTCTATATCTTAATAATGGTCACAAATGTTGTTACATGGGCCATCGCCGTTTTCTGCCTATTGATCATAAATGGCGTCgagaaaaaaagcaatttaatgGAGAAAGAGAACATAGACAGCCTCCTAGGACCCTATCAGGTGAGGAAGTCCTCCAACAACTTCTTCGTATTGAGCAAGTTGAGTTTGGCAAGGCACCTGATTTGCTGcaacagaagaaaagaaaacgcgTGCAGAACAGTTCAAATTGGAAGAAGATGAGCATATTCTTTGAACTTCCATATTGGAGTACCAATAAAATTAGACATAATTTGGATATTATGCACATTGTCAAGAATGTATGTGAATCTTTGGTAGGTACATTAATGAATATCCCTTCGAGAACTAAGGACACATGGCAGGCTAGGGAGGATTTAAAAGAAATGGGATTAAGGGAAGAGTTGCATCTATAA